One window from the genome of Clupea harengus chromosome 19, Ch_v2.0.2, whole genome shotgun sequence encodes:
- the LOC105905322 gene encoding naked cuticle-like protein 3 isoform X1 — MGKLQSKHAYKPRGNPEGGAYTARVSICRETAGYVNLHQSRTKRKQELCGREFERERSLAYACPLEEREMESNNHMPFQTNGTWGGHPCRDVGKNTDEMRSNMSVTGNQQEWLFKLYALDDSGKVTKEDMSSLMHTIYEVLEMSVRKSSLRCTTLQMKLSITPADRDRREDEDPVFEKILQGGGRRDRACGRRRFHECCGSSERRQQSVDENKKRRSPYRDLAGTENYICRFDADSPSSEPKQGNAPHSAPSTHHSQTDFCGCSLSFLRALKGRSQAPECTGSPFKSRKDVVHHPPIRCQSPQQQQQLPQLSYNRHLGGNRVIEDSSPPLRGLHGYPLQFGPDGVPPSPSALPSGVFMPVTQRHKHHHHHEHHHHHHHYYQA, encoded by the exons ATGGGGAAATTACAGTCAAAACATG CTTATAAGCCTAGAGGAAATCCAGAGG GTGGTGCTTATACCGCACGTGTCTCCATCTGTCGGGAGACGGCAGGATATGTGAATCTCCATCAGAGCCGCACGAAACGCAAGCAG GAATTATGTGGGAGAGAGTTTGAGCGAGAGCGGTCTCTGGCCTATGCCTGTCCATTAGAGG agagggagatggaatcTAACAACCACATGCCATTTCAAACCAATGGCACGTGGGGGGGCCACCCATGTAGAGATGTGGGGAAAAACACTGAT GAAATGCGAAGCAACATGTCTGTAACTGGAAACCAGCAAGAGTGGCTTTTCAAACTGTATGCTCTCGATGACAGTGGAAAAGTAACCAAGGAG GACATGTCCAGTCTAATGCACACCATATATGAAGTGCTGGAGATGTCCGTCAGAAAGTCTTCTCTCCGCTGCACAACACTTCAAATGAAGTTGTCCATCACTCCTGCAGATCGAGACCGTCGAGAAG ACGAAGACCCTGTTTTTGAGAAAATACTTCAGGGTGGAGGTCGCAGAGACAGAGCCTGCGGCAG AAGACGGTTCCATGAGTGCTGCGGCAGCTCAGAGCGGAGGCAGCAGAGTGTGGATGAGAACAAGAAGCGCAGGAGTCCCTACCGGGACCTGGCTGGGACTGAAAACTACATATGCAGGTTTGATGCAG ATTCCCCATCATCGGAACCCAAGCAGGGTAATGCCCCCCACAgtgccccctccacacaccacagccaGACAGACTTCTGTGGGTGCAGCCTGTCCTTCCTTAGGGCTCTGAAGGGCCGCAGCCAGGCCCCAGAATGCACAGGGTCTCCCTTCAAGTCCCGAAAGGATGTTGTCCATCATCCTCCAATCAGATGTCAgtcaccacaacaacaacaacaactgcccCAGCTTAGCTACAACAGGCATCTAGGAGGCAACAGGGTGATAGAGGACTCCTCACCACCCTTAAGGGGCTTGCATGGATACCCACTTCAGTTTGGACCCGACGGTGTCCCACCAAGCCCTTCAGCTCTCCCTAGTGGTGTTTTTATGCCAGTAACCCAGAGACACAagcaccaccatcatcatgagcaccatcatcaccaccatcactacTACCAGGCATGA
- the LOC105905322 gene encoding naked cuticle-like protein 3 isoform X3 — protein MGKLQSKHGGAYTARVSICRETAGYVNLHQSRTKRKQELCGREFERERSLAYACPLEEREMESNNHMPFQTNGTWGGHPCRDVGKNTDEMRSNMSVTGNQQEWLFKLYALDDSGKVTKEDMSSLMHTIYEVLEMSVRKSSLRCTTLQMKLSITPADRDRREDEDPVFEKILQGGGRRDRACGRRRFHECCGSSERRQQSVDENKKRRSPYRDLAGTENYICRFDADSPSSEPKQGNAPHSAPSTHHSQTDFCGCSLSFLRALKGRSQAPECTGSPFKSRKDVVHHPPIRCQSPQQQQQLPQLSYNRHLGGNRVIEDSSPPLRGLHGYPLQFGPDGVPPSPSALPSGVFMPVTQRHKHHHHHEHHHHHHHYYQA, from the exons ATGGGGAAATTACAGTCAAAACATG GTGGTGCTTATACCGCACGTGTCTCCATCTGTCGGGAGACGGCAGGATATGTGAATCTCCATCAGAGCCGCACGAAACGCAAGCAG GAATTATGTGGGAGAGAGTTTGAGCGAGAGCGGTCTCTGGCCTATGCCTGTCCATTAGAGG agagggagatggaatcTAACAACCACATGCCATTTCAAACCAATGGCACGTGGGGGGGCCACCCATGTAGAGATGTGGGGAAAAACACTGAT GAAATGCGAAGCAACATGTCTGTAACTGGAAACCAGCAAGAGTGGCTTTTCAAACTGTATGCTCTCGATGACAGTGGAAAAGTAACCAAGGAG GACATGTCCAGTCTAATGCACACCATATATGAAGTGCTGGAGATGTCCGTCAGAAAGTCTTCTCTCCGCTGCACAACACTTCAAATGAAGTTGTCCATCACTCCTGCAGATCGAGACCGTCGAGAAG ACGAAGACCCTGTTTTTGAGAAAATACTTCAGGGTGGAGGTCGCAGAGACAGAGCCTGCGGCAG AAGACGGTTCCATGAGTGCTGCGGCAGCTCAGAGCGGAGGCAGCAGAGTGTGGATGAGAACAAGAAGCGCAGGAGTCCCTACCGGGACCTGGCTGGGACTGAAAACTACATATGCAGGTTTGATGCAG ATTCCCCATCATCGGAACCCAAGCAGGGTAATGCCCCCCACAgtgccccctccacacaccacagccaGACAGACTTCTGTGGGTGCAGCCTGTCCTTCCTTAGGGCTCTGAAGGGCCGCAGCCAGGCCCCAGAATGCACAGGGTCTCCCTTCAAGTCCCGAAAGGATGTTGTCCATCATCCTCCAATCAGATGTCAgtcaccacaacaacaacaacaactgcccCAGCTTAGCTACAACAGGCATCTAGGAGGCAACAGGGTGATAGAGGACTCCTCACCACCCTTAAGGGGCTTGCATGGATACCCACTTCAGTTTGGACCCGACGGTGTCCCACCAAGCCCTTCAGCTCTCCCTAGTGGTGTTTTTATGCCAGTAACCCAGAGACACAagcaccaccatcatcatgagcaccatcatcaccaccatcactacTACCAGGCATGA
- the LOC105905322 gene encoding naked cuticle-like protein 3 isoform X2 has protein sequence MGKLQSKHAYKPRGNPEGGAYTARVSICRETAGYVNLHQSRTKRKQELCGREFERERSLAYACPLEEREMESNNHMPFQTNGTWGGHPCRDVGKNTDEMRSNMSVTGNQQEWLFKLYALDDSGKVTKEDMSSLMHTIYEVLEMSVRKSSLRCTTLQMKLSITPADRDRREDEDPVFEKILQGGGRRDRACGRRFHECCGSSERRQQSVDENKKRRSPYRDLAGTENYICRFDADSPSSEPKQGNAPHSAPSTHHSQTDFCGCSLSFLRALKGRSQAPECTGSPFKSRKDVVHHPPIRCQSPQQQQQLPQLSYNRHLGGNRVIEDSSPPLRGLHGYPLQFGPDGVPPSPSALPSGVFMPVTQRHKHHHHHEHHHHHHHYYQA, from the exons ATGGGGAAATTACAGTCAAAACATG CTTATAAGCCTAGAGGAAATCCAGAGG GTGGTGCTTATACCGCACGTGTCTCCATCTGTCGGGAGACGGCAGGATATGTGAATCTCCATCAGAGCCGCACGAAACGCAAGCAG GAATTATGTGGGAGAGAGTTTGAGCGAGAGCGGTCTCTGGCCTATGCCTGTCCATTAGAGG agagggagatggaatcTAACAACCACATGCCATTTCAAACCAATGGCACGTGGGGGGGCCACCCATGTAGAGATGTGGGGAAAAACACTGAT GAAATGCGAAGCAACATGTCTGTAACTGGAAACCAGCAAGAGTGGCTTTTCAAACTGTATGCTCTCGATGACAGTGGAAAAGTAACCAAGGAG GACATGTCCAGTCTAATGCACACCATATATGAAGTGCTGGAGATGTCCGTCAGAAAGTCTTCTCTCCGCTGCACAACACTTCAAATGAAGTTGTCCATCACTCCTGCAGATCGAGACCGTCGAGAAG ACGAAGACCCTGTTTTTGAGAAAATACTTCAGGGTGGAGGTCGCAGAGACAGAGCCTGCGGCAG ACGGTTCCATGAGTGCTGCGGCAGCTCAGAGCGGAGGCAGCAGAGTGTGGATGAGAACAAGAAGCGCAGGAGTCCCTACCGGGACCTGGCTGGGACTGAAAACTACATATGCAGGTTTGATGCAG ATTCCCCATCATCGGAACCCAAGCAGGGTAATGCCCCCCACAgtgccccctccacacaccacagccaGACAGACTTCTGTGGGTGCAGCCTGTCCTTCCTTAGGGCTCTGAAGGGCCGCAGCCAGGCCCCAGAATGCACAGGGTCTCCCTTCAAGTCCCGAAAGGATGTTGTCCATCATCCTCCAATCAGATGTCAgtcaccacaacaacaacaacaactgcccCAGCTTAGCTACAACAGGCATCTAGGAGGCAACAGGGTGATAGAGGACTCCTCACCACCCTTAAGGGGCTTGCATGGATACCCACTTCAGTTTGGACCCGACGGTGTCCCACCAAGCCCTTCAGCTCTCCCTAGTGGTGTTTTTATGCCAGTAACCCAGAGACACAagcaccaccatcatcatgagcaccatcatcaccaccatcactacTACCAGGCATGA
- the LOC105905322 gene encoding naked cuticle-like protein 3 isoform X4, which translates to MLISLEEIQRELCGREFERERSLAYACPLEEREMESNNHMPFQTNGTWGGHPCRDVGKNTDEMRSNMSVTGNQQEWLFKLYALDDSGKVTKEDMSSLMHTIYEVLEMSVRKSSLRCTTLQMKLSITPADRDRREDEDPVFEKILQGGGRRDRACGRRRFHECCGSSERRQQSVDENKKRRSPYRDLAGTENYICRFDADSPSSEPKQGNAPHSAPSTHHSQTDFCGCSLSFLRALKGRSQAPECTGSPFKSRKDVVHHPPIRCQSPQQQQQLPQLSYNRHLGGNRVIEDSSPPLRGLHGYPLQFGPDGVPPSPSALPSGVFMPVTQRHKHHHHHEHHHHHHHYYQA; encoded by the exons ATG CTTATAAGCCTAGAGGAAATCCAGAGG GAATTATGTGGGAGAGAGTTTGAGCGAGAGCGGTCTCTGGCCTATGCCTGTCCATTAGAGG agagggagatggaatcTAACAACCACATGCCATTTCAAACCAATGGCACGTGGGGGGGCCACCCATGTAGAGATGTGGGGAAAAACACTGAT GAAATGCGAAGCAACATGTCTGTAACTGGAAACCAGCAAGAGTGGCTTTTCAAACTGTATGCTCTCGATGACAGTGGAAAAGTAACCAAGGAG GACATGTCCAGTCTAATGCACACCATATATGAAGTGCTGGAGATGTCCGTCAGAAAGTCTTCTCTCCGCTGCACAACACTTCAAATGAAGTTGTCCATCACTCCTGCAGATCGAGACCGTCGAGAAG ACGAAGACCCTGTTTTTGAGAAAATACTTCAGGGTGGAGGTCGCAGAGACAGAGCCTGCGGCAG AAGACGGTTCCATGAGTGCTGCGGCAGCTCAGAGCGGAGGCAGCAGAGTGTGGATGAGAACAAGAAGCGCAGGAGTCCCTACCGGGACCTGGCTGGGACTGAAAACTACATATGCAGGTTTGATGCAG ATTCCCCATCATCGGAACCCAAGCAGGGTAATGCCCCCCACAgtgccccctccacacaccacagccaGACAGACTTCTGTGGGTGCAGCCTGTCCTTCCTTAGGGCTCTGAAGGGCCGCAGCCAGGCCCCAGAATGCACAGGGTCTCCCTTCAAGTCCCGAAAGGATGTTGTCCATCATCCTCCAATCAGATGTCAgtcaccacaacaacaacaacaactgcccCAGCTTAGCTACAACAGGCATCTAGGAGGCAACAGGGTGATAGAGGACTCCTCACCACCCTTAAGGGGCTTGCATGGATACCCACTTCAGTTTGGACCCGACGGTGTCCCACCAAGCCCTTCAGCTCTCCCTAGTGGTGTTTTTATGCCAGTAACCCAGAGACACAagcaccaccatcatcatgagcaccatcatcaccaccatcactacTACCAGGCATGA
- the gatad1 gene encoding GATA zinc finger domain-containing protein 1: MPLGLKPCCAVCKTNSSSMWKKGNQGEILCNNCTVKSTSGGPSGPSASSNVQQNNGGGKQSKQEIHRRSARLRSTKYKAPVSEKKVSTKGKGRRHIFKLKNPIKAPESVSTIITSESMFYKGVYYQTGDVIKVLDEDDGKPYFAQIRGFIQDQYCEKSAALTWLIPTQASPRDHFDPGTYIIGPEEDLPRKMEYLEFVCHAPSEYFKSKSSPFPTMPIRPEKGYIWTHIGPTPTVAVKETIGGGN, translated from the exons ATGCCGCTGGGGTTGAAGCCATGTTGTGCGGTATGCAAAACAAATTCGTCTTCTATGTGGAAGAAAGGAAACCAGGGGGAAATTCTGTGCAATAACTGCACAGTGAAGAGCACAAGCGGTGGACCCTCCGGACCGTCAGCATCCTCCAACGTACAACAAAATAATGGCGGAGGAAAACAG TCCAAGCAGGAGATCCACAGAAGATCAGCACGATTGAGAAGCACAAAGTACAAAGCGCCAGTTTCTGAGAAGAAGGTCTCGACTAAAGGAAAAGGCAGAAGACATATCTtcaaactgaaaaat cCAATCAAAGCTCCGGAGTCAGTTTCAACAATCATTACATCAGAATCTATGTTTTACAAG GGGGTGTACTATCAAACAGGGGACGTAATCAAAGTCTTAGACGAAGATGATGGAAAGCCATATTTCGCCCAGATCCGTGGGTTCATTCAGGACCAGTATTGTGAAAAGAGCGCTGCATTGACCTGGCTGATTCCGACACAGGCCAGTCCAAGAGATCACTTTGACCCAGGCACATACATCATTG GCCCAGAAGAAGATTTGCCAAGGAAGATGGAGTACCTTGAGTTTGTGTGCCATGCACCTTCAGAGTACTTCAAGTCAAAGAGCAGTCCCTTTCCAACCATGCCTATACGTCCCGAGAAGGGCTACATTTGGACACACATTGGACCTACCCCTACTGTTGCAGTCAAGGAAACAATTGGTGGCGGCAACTAG